A region from the Acidobacteriota bacterium genome encodes:
- a CDS encoding NHLP family bacteriocin export ABC transporter peptidase/permease/ATPase subunit gives MPRRRRARTPTILQMEAVECGAASLAIVLAHYRKWEPLEKLRIACGVSRDGSKASNVVKAARRYGLVAKGFKKQPEALRSLPAPMILHWNFNHFLVLEGIDRGKVYLNDPAMGPRVVDEEELDQSFTGVVLTFTPSQDFAPGGQPPSMVPALRRRLIGSAAAVAFVLLAGLALVMPGLVVPVFSKVFVDRVLLEGRLDWLKPLLLAMGLTAAVLGSLTWIQQHFLLRLETKIALAGSSRFLWHVLRLPTEFFSQRFSGDISSRVQINDRVAQLLSRDLATNFLAILAVLFYAFVLFRYDVVLTLVGIAVASLNVAALRFVSRKRVDGNRRLLQERGKLDGTAIGGLQMIETYKASGGETDLYARWAGYQSKVVNIRQDLERQTQILDTIPPVLSALSTALILGLGGLRVMDGELTLGGLVAFQVLMASFIAPINRLVNLGGKLQTVEGDMARLDDVLRYPTDPAYEAAEESSDPPLKLHGHLELRNVSFGYNRLDPPLISGLDMVLEPGKRIALVGGSGSGKSTVAKLVNGLYEPWEGEILFDGKARRDLDRRTLNHSMSSVDQSIFLFEGSVRENLTLWDSTAALPEIVAAARDASIHDDIAARPGGYDSPVREGGSNFSGGQRQRLEIARALVGSPTLLVLDEATSALDSTTEQRIDQNLRRRGATCLIVAHRLSTIRDADEIIVLDHGKVVQRGTHDQLMATPDGPYAQLIGED, from the coding sequence CTGCCGCGGCGACGCCGCGCCCGCACCCCCACAATCTTGCAAATGGAGGCCGTCGAGTGCGGCGCCGCCAGCCTCGCCATCGTTCTGGCCCACTATCGCAAGTGGGAACCGCTCGAGAAGCTGCGCATCGCCTGCGGCGTCTCGCGAGACGGCTCGAAGGCCTCCAACGTGGTGAAAGCGGCGCGCCGATACGGCCTGGTGGCGAAGGGGTTCAAGAAGCAGCCGGAGGCGTTGCGCAGCCTGCCGGCGCCGATGATCCTGCACTGGAACTTCAACCACTTCCTGGTGCTCGAAGGCATCGACCGCGGCAAGGTCTACCTCAACGATCCGGCGATGGGACCGCGCGTCGTCGACGAGGAGGAGCTCGACCAGTCCTTCACCGGCGTCGTTCTGACCTTCACGCCGAGCCAGGACTTCGCTCCCGGCGGCCAGCCCCCGAGCATGGTGCCGGCGCTGCGCCGCCGCCTGATCGGCTCGGCCGCCGCCGTCGCCTTCGTGCTCCTCGCCGGTCTCGCCCTGGTGATGCCGGGGCTGGTGGTGCCGGTGTTCTCGAAGGTCTTCGTCGATCGCGTGCTGCTCGAGGGCCGCCTCGACTGGCTCAAGCCCCTGCTCCTCGCCATGGGCCTGACGGCCGCCGTCCTCGGCTCCCTGACCTGGATCCAGCAACACTTTCTGCTGCGTCTCGAAACCAAGATCGCCCTCGCCGGCTCGAGCCGCTTCCTATGGCACGTCCTGCGCCTGCCGACGGAGTTCTTCAGCCAGCGCTTCAGCGGCGACATCAGCTCTCGAGTGCAGATCAACGACCGCGTCGCGCAGCTCCTGTCGCGCGACCTGGCGACCAACTTCCTCGCCATTCTGGCGGTGCTGTTCTACGCCTTCGTGCTCTTCCGCTACGACGTCGTGCTGACCCTGGTCGGCATCGCCGTCGCCTCCCTCAATGTCGCGGCCCTGCGCTTCGTGTCGCGCAAACGGGTCGATGGCAACCGCCGCCTGCTGCAGGAGCGCGGCAAGCTCGACGGCACCGCCATCGGCGGTCTTCAGATGATCGAGACCTACAAAGCCTCGGGCGGAGAGACGGACCTTTACGCGCGCTGGGCCGGCTACCAATCGAAGGTGGTCAACATTCGCCAGGACCTCGAGCGCCAGACCCAGATCCTCGACACCATTCCACCGGTGCTGTCGGCCCTCAGCACGGCCCTCATCCTCGGCCTCGGCGGACTGCGGGTGATGGATGGTGAGCTCACCCTCGGTGGACTGGTGGCTTTCCAGGTGCTGATGGCGAGCTTCATCGCGCCGATCAACCGTCTGGTCAACCTGGGCGGCAAGCTGCAGACCGTCGAGGGCGACATGGCGCGCCTCGACGACGTGCTGCGCTACCCGACGGACCCGGCCTACGAGGCCGCCGAGGAGAGCTCGGACCCACCCCTCAAGCTCCACGGACACCTCGAGCTGCGCAACGTCTCCTTCGGCTACAACCGTCTCGATCCGCCCCTCATCAGCGGCCTCGACATGGTGCTCGAGCCGGGCAAGCGCATCGCCCTGGTGGGCGGCTCCGGCAGCGGCAAATCGACCGTCGCCAAGCTGGTCAACGGCCTCTACGAACCCTGGGAAGGGGAAATCCTGTTCGACGGCAAGGCGCGCCGCGACCTCGACCGCCGCACCCTCAACCACTCCATGAGCTCCGTCGACCAGAGCATCTTCCTGTTCGAAGGCTCGGTGCGCGAAAACCTCACCCTGTGGGATTCGACGGCCGCCCTGCCGGAGATCGTCGCCGCCGCCCGCGACGCCTCCATCCACGACGACATCGCCGCCCGCCCCGGAGGCTACGACAGCCCGGTGCGGGAGGGCGGGTCCAACTTCAGCGGTGGTCAGCGCCAACGCCTCGAGATCGCCCGCGCTCTGGTCGGCAGCCCCACCCTGCTGGTGCTCGACGAAGCCACCAGCGCCCTCGACTCGACGACCGAGCAGCGCATCGACCAAAACCTGCGCCGCCGCGGCGCCACCTGCCTGATCGTCGCCCATCGCCTGAGCACCATTCGGGATGCCGACGAGATCATCGTCCTCGACCACGGCAAGGTGGTGCAGCGAGGCACCCACGACCAGCTCATGGCGACGCCCGATGGACCTTACGCCCAACTGATCGGAGAGGACTGA